A genomic window from Aquitalea aquatilis includes:
- a CDS encoding DUF411 domain-containing protein, whose amino-acid sequence MATIRTRVLAVLIGAFSTSVFAATPVTLYKSPTCSCCEAYISYLKHNGFDVTAINRDDMQPIKQQMGVTPGLGSCHTAKIGRYTIEGHVPVAAIKKLIASKADVVGLSAPGMPLNSPGMGEEKPGTLAIYTMTKDQRTGVLFGRF is encoded by the coding sequence ATGGCCACCATCCGTACCCGCGTTCTTGCCGTCTTGATCGGCGCGTTCAGCACCTCCGTTTTTGCCGCCACTCCAGTCACGCTGTACAAGAGCCCGACTTGCAGCTGCTGCGAGGCCTATATCAGCTATCTCAAGCACAACGGCTTTGATGTCACCGCCATCAATCGCGACGACATGCAGCCGATCAAGCAGCAGATGGGTGTCACGCCGGGTCTGGGCAGCTGCCATACCGCCAAGATTGGCCGCTACACCATTGAAGGCCATGTACCAGTGGCCGCCATCAAAAAGCTGATCGCCAGCAAGGCCGACGTAGTGGGCCTGTCTGCCCCCGGCATGCCATTGAACAGCCCCGGTATGGGTGAAGAAAAGCCAGGTACGCTGGCCATCTACACCATGACTAAAGACCAACGTACCGGCGTGCTGTTCGGCCGCTTCTAA
- a CDS encoding GlxA family transcriptional regulator has translation MQIAIVALEGSLLSAISGLADMFWICNQASRNPPPGVVTARAGSPGPLFHSRIVSADGLPLRDPQGRWIPVDAAFDTETAYDAILIAGMALGPDGQPPHTGAQAQAARWLSSRHQAGVLIGGACAGTFVLGEAGLLDRRRCTTTWWLHHVFKQRFPAACHVWGSAMEEQDGIITTGGPLSWVDLALHVIRHLAGPELARLAADIAVADSLPLPQLLYAPRGFVNTANPLLLQAEQIIRHAQPGITAEALAQALHLSERTLHRRLKQLTGESPKAFITRVRIETACVLLGTPGIGIKQVASQCGYGDETAFRRAFIQAMGLTPVDYRRRMQSRNS, from the coding sequence ATGCAGATCGCCATCGTGGCACTGGAAGGCAGTTTGTTATCCGCCATCAGCGGCCTGGCGGACATGTTCTGGATCTGCAATCAGGCCAGCCGCAATCCGCCACCCGGGGTGGTGACCGCACGGGCTGGCAGTCCCGGCCCGTTGTTCCATAGCCGTATTGTCAGTGCCGATGGCCTGCCGCTGCGCGACCCGCAAGGACGGTGGATTCCGGTAGATGCTGCGTTTGATACAGAAACCGCCTACGATGCCATCCTGATTGCCGGCATGGCGCTGGGGCCGGACGGCCAGCCCCCACATACCGGCGCACAAGCACAGGCTGCCCGCTGGCTGTCATCCCGCCATCAGGCTGGCGTGCTGATTGGCGGTGCCTGTGCCGGCACCTTTGTGCTGGGAGAGGCCGGTTTGCTCGACCGGCGTCGTTGTACCACCACCTGGTGGTTACACCATGTATTCAAGCAGCGCTTTCCCGCTGCCTGCCATGTGTGGGGTAGTGCCATGGAGGAGCAAGACGGCATCATTACCACGGGAGGGCCGCTCTCCTGGGTGGATCTTGCGCTGCATGTCATCCGGCACCTAGCCGGCCCGGAACTGGCCCGACTGGCCGCAGACATTGCAGTGGCCGACAGCCTGCCCTTACCCCAGTTGCTGTATGCCCCGCGTGGCTTCGTCAACACGGCCAACCCCCTGCTTTTGCAGGCAGAACAAATCATCCGCCATGCCCAGCCCGGGATAACGGCGGAGGCCTTGGCCCAGGCATTGCACCTGAGTGAACGCACCTTGCACCGCCGCCTGAAGCAACTGACCGGTGAGTCACCCAAGGCCTTTATCACCCGCGTCCGCATCGAGACGGCCTGCGTGTTACTGGGTACGCCGGGCATCGGCATCAAGCAGGTGGCCAGCCAGTGTGGTTATGGCGATGAAACGGCTTTCCGACGGGCCTTCATACAGGCCATGGGTCTGACTCCGGTGGATTACCGCCGCCGGATGCAAAGCCGCAACAGCTAA
- a CDS encoding multicopper oxidase family protein gives MHRRSFLSGMLLASLGGFSLKSLAASMSHAMPVDGSPMPLLDPALLASAADLGSMPLLANESSQPGLFKATLTAKAVGVPLLKDGPTEFWTYNGSLPGPLIDVMEGDTVEITLHNQLSQPTSIHWHGLPVPPNQDGNPQQAVAPGQHITYRFTLPEGSAGTYWYHPHPHEFTAEQAFRGLAGGFIVRAKQDPLAGVPERLLILSDLKLDHMGQIAPNNSDDWMNGREGQFVLTNAQNKPTVHFDAGGRERWRIWNANSARYLRLQLPGSLLILIGTDGGLLERPVTGLTEHVLAPGQRIELIVDAGKRRDQGKLIAAVYARGKMGEVAPDTPLDILTVDFSRVTTGQVAPLPARLATIKDLGRPVAQKRVVFSEKMTMTNGQHGMQFLVNGKEYDMHRIDLSSRVDEVELWEIVNQSDMDHPFHLHGTQFQVQSREMDGVVKAEPYLAWHDTINLKSGETVRIKTVQHWPCIRMFHCHILEHEAAGMMGQLEVV, from the coding sequence ATGCACAGACGTTCATTCTTGAGCGGCATGTTGCTGGCAAGCCTGGGGGGCTTCAGCCTGAAGTCCCTCGCTGCCTCCATGTCACATGCCATGCCGGTTGATGGCAGCCCCATGCCCTTGCTGGATCCGGCATTACTGGCTTCAGCTGCGGATCTGGGCAGCATGCCCTTACTCGCCAATGAAAGCAGCCAGCCCGGCTTGTTCAAGGCTACGCTGACGGCAAAAGCGGTAGGCGTCCCGCTGCTGAAAGACGGGCCGACCGAATTCTGGACTTATAACGGCAGCCTGCCCGGGCCACTGATTGATGTGATGGAAGGCGATACGGTTGAAATCACGTTGCACAACCAACTGAGCCAACCGACCTCAATTCACTGGCATGGACTGCCGGTGCCACCGAATCAGGATGGCAACCCACAGCAGGCCGTCGCTCCCGGCCAGCACATTACGTATCGTTTTACCTTGCCGGAAGGCAGCGCCGGGACTTACTGGTATCACCCTCATCCACATGAGTTCACGGCAGAACAGGCCTTTCGTGGCCTTGCCGGTGGCTTTATCGTTCGGGCGAAACAAGACCCACTTGCCGGAGTGCCGGAGCGTTTGCTGATTCTGTCTGATCTGAAGTTGGATCACATGGGGCAGATTGCGCCGAATAACAGCGATGACTGGATGAACGGGCGCGAAGGGCAGTTTGTCCTGACCAATGCGCAGAATAAGCCGACCGTCCATTTCGATGCGGGGGGACGTGAGCGCTGGCGGATCTGGAATGCCAATAGCGCGCGCTATCTGCGCCTGCAGTTGCCTGGCTCGCTGCTGATCCTGATTGGAACAGATGGTGGCTTGCTGGAACGGCCCGTCACCGGTTTGACCGAGCATGTGTTGGCACCGGGCCAGCGTATCGAATTGATCGTTGATGCGGGCAAACGGCGTGATCAGGGCAAGCTGATTGCCGCAGTGTATGCGCGTGGAAAAATGGGAGAGGTTGCCCCTGACACGCCGCTGGACATTCTGACTGTCGATTTTTCACGGGTTACGACTGGCCAAGTTGCACCCTTGCCGGCCAGGCTGGCCACCATCAAGGATCTGGGACGCCCGGTTGCCCAAAAGCGGGTTGTCTTCTCCGAAAAAATGACCATGACCAATGGCCAGCATGGCATGCAGTTCCTGGTGAATGGCAAGGAGTACGACATGCATCGCATTGACTTGAGCAGCCGAGTCGATGAGGTGGAGCTATGGGAGATCGTCAACCAGTCCGACATGGATCATCCCTTCCATCTGCATGGCACACAGTTCCAGGTGCAATCGCGGGAAATGGACGGTGTGGTCAAGGCCGAGCCCTATCTGGCCTGGCACGACACCATCAACCTGAAGTCGGGTGAAACTGTGCGTATCAAAACGGTACAGCACTGGCCATGCATCCGGATGTTCCATTGCCACATTCTCGAACATGAGGCTGCTGGGATGATGGGGCAATTGGAGGTGGTGTAA
- a CDS encoding Com family DNA-binding transcriptional regulator, with translation MSLPEIRCGHCGRKLAEGHVLVLSIKCPRCRAHNHLKAAEPPASASSHATAKDAHAWPTTHHR, from the coding sequence ATGTCACTACCCGAAATCCGCTGCGGCCATTGCGGCCGCAAACTCGCCGAGGGCCACGTACTGGTCCTCAGCATCAAATGCCCGCGCTGCCGGGCACACAATCACCTGAAGGCCGCCGAGCCTCCTGCCAGCGCGTCATCGCACGCCACTGCAAAGGATGCACATGCATGGCCCACAACCCACCATCGGTAG
- a CDS encoding DNA cytosine methyltransferase translates to MHGPQPTIGSLFAGIGGFDIGFENAGFTTAWQVEINPVCRAVLADRFPHARQFDDVRTVGAHNLSAVDILVGGFPCQDLSTMGARQGLAGQRSGLFFEVCRLARELQPRWLVLENVTGLLSCRDGQDFQAVISTLAECGYLGCWRVLDASCFGVPTKRRRVFIIAGLHEQPPIKLLADASPVATVPGTPPAQQSELKPFPTLLAGQAASQIPINGAGLVAQADGWDSMAERARASEHHGLCLGLDATNFAEAQAAGNAVVPQVVEWIARKLRGTYV, encoded by the coding sequence ATGCATGGCCCACAACCCACCATCGGTAGCCTGTTCGCCGGCATCGGCGGCTTCGACATCGGCTTTGAAAACGCCGGTTTCACCACCGCCTGGCAAGTCGAAATCAACCCCGTCTGCCGCGCCGTCCTCGCCGACCGTTTCCCCCACGCCCGCCAGTTCGACGACGTGCGCACCGTCGGAGCCCACAACCTCAGCGCCGTTGACATCCTGGTCGGCGGCTTTCCCTGCCAGGACCTGTCCACCATGGGAGCCCGGCAAGGCCTGGCCGGCCAGCGCTCTGGCCTGTTCTTTGAAGTCTGCCGCCTCGCCCGTGAGTTACAACCTCGCTGGCTGGTCCTTGAAAACGTCACGGGGCTGCTCTCTTGCCGAGATGGCCAGGATTTCCAGGCAGTCATTTCCACGCTTGCCGAATGCGGGTATCTGGGATGCTGGCGGGTGCTGGATGCTTCATGTTTCGGAGTCCCCACAAAACGCCGTCGCGTATTCATTATTGCCGGTCTTCACGAACAGCCCCCCATCAAGCTGCTGGCTGACGCCAGCCCAGTGGCAACAGTTCCTGGCACGCCGCCAGCGCAACAATCCGAACTCAAGCCTTTCCCTACTTTACTTGCCGGACAAGCTGCCAGCCAGATCCCTATCAATGGCGCAGGCCTCGTCGCTCAAGCCGACGGATGGGATTCGATGGCTGAACGGGCCCGAGCGTCTGAGCATCATGGGCTTTGCCTCGGACTGGATGCGACCAACTTTGCAGAGGCTCAAGCTGCCGGCAACGCCGTTGTGCCGCAAGTCGTGGAATGGATCGCCCGGAAGCTGAGGGGGACTTATGTGTAG